In a genomic window of Aggregatimonas sangjinii:
- a CDS encoding PH domain-containing protein, giving the protein MKETIIWQGSPSQWTNFGFYLLCIPLTVVAGLGLIMGLWRYYYTKKNALEITDQRIIEHKGIISKSTNEIELYRVKDIRHLQPFWLRQVGLSNIWLDSTDHSNPVLLIRGIKDGREIKEKLRLAIDARRDIKGVREVDFKQ; this is encoded by the coding sequence ATGAAAGAAACTATTATATGGCAAGGCTCCCCTTCGCAATGGACCAATTTCGGGTTTTACCTTTTGTGCATACCCTTAACAGTAGTAGCTGGCCTTGGTCTTATAATGGGGTTATGGCGGTATTATTATACCAAAAAAAATGCGCTAGAGATTACAGATCAACGCATTATCGAGCATAAGGGCATTATATCGAAAAGTACCAATGAGATAGAACTCTACAGGGTAAAGGATATTCGGCATTTACAACCTTTTTGGTTGCGACAAGTGGGGCTATCCAATATCTGGCTCGATAGCACCGATCATTCCAATCCCGTACTCTTGATTCGCGGAATCAAAGATGGTAGGGAAATTAAAGAAAAGTTACGGTTGGCCATTGACGCCCGAAGGGACATCAAAGGTGTACGCGAGGTAGATTTTAAACAGTAA